In Malus sylvestris chromosome 15, drMalSylv7.2, whole genome shotgun sequence, a single genomic region encodes these proteins:
- the LOC126601551 gene encoding uncharacterized protein LOC126601551 isoform X2 gives MEGAGGETQTKNGGGGAMRSDVAIRCAKAAFLLSSLKSSPNRRVSTAIDDDDYEIAEEKEMLKKEIGDLKVTVARERLRNKRIKVCGLLEILLQLALLFAISAFLFMLVIEDGES, from the exons ATGGAGGGTGCAGGAGGAGAGACCCAAACCAAAAACGGAGGCGGCGGAGCTATGAGATCGGACGTCGCAATTCGCTGCGCAAAAGCCGCTTTTCTTCTCTCATCGCTCAAATCATCGCCCAATCGCCGCGTCAGCACCGCAATCGACGACGACGACTACGAAATCGCA GAGGAGAAGGAGATGCTGAAGAAGGAGATCGGAGATCTAAAGGTGACGGTTGCGAGGGAGCGACTCAGGAACAAGAGGATTAAGGTCTGTGGCTTGCTCGAGATTCTTCTTCAGCTGGCGTTGCTCTTTGCAATTTCCGCTTTCCTTTTCATGCTCGTGATTGAAGATGGAGAATCGTAA
- the LOC126601551 gene encoding uncharacterized protein LOC126601551 isoform X1, translating into MEGAGGETQTKNGGGGAMRSDVAIRCAKAAFLLSSLKSSPNRRVSTAIDDDDYEIAQEEKEMLKKEIGDLKVTVARERLRNKRIKVCGLLEILLQLALLFAISAFLFMLVIEDGES; encoded by the exons ATGGAGGGTGCAGGAGGAGAGACCCAAACCAAAAACGGAGGCGGCGGAGCTATGAGATCGGACGTCGCAATTCGCTGCGCAAAAGCCGCTTTTCTTCTCTCATCGCTCAAATCATCGCCCAATCGCCGCGTCAGCACCGCAATCGACGACGACGACTACGAAATCGCA CAGGAGGAGAAGGAGATGCTGAAGAAGGAGATCGGAGATCTAAAGGTGACGGTTGCGAGGGAGCGACTCAGGAACAAGAGGATTAAGGTCTGTGGCTTGCTCGAGATTCTTCTTCAGCTGGCGTTGCTCTTTGCAATTTCCGCTTTCCTTTTCATGCTCGTGATTGAAGATGGAGAATCGTAA
- the LOC126601551 gene encoding uncharacterized protein LOC126601551 isoform X3: protein MEGAGGETQTKNGGGGAMRSDVAIRCAKAAFLLSSLKSSPNRRVSTAIDDDDYEIAEMLKKEIGDLKVTVARERLRNKRIKVCGLLEILLQLALLFAISAFLFMLVIEDGES from the exons ATGGAGGGTGCAGGAGGAGAGACCCAAACCAAAAACGGAGGCGGCGGAGCTATGAGATCGGACGTCGCAATTCGCTGCGCAAAAGCCGCTTTTCTTCTCTCATCGCTCAAATCATCGCCCAATCGCCGCGTCAGCACCGCAATCGACGACGACGACTACGAAATCGCA GAGATGCTGAAGAAGGAGATCGGAGATCTAAAGGTGACGGTTGCGAGGGAGCGACTCAGGAACAAGAGGATTAAGGTCTGTGGCTTGCTCGAGATTCTTCTTCAGCTGGCGTTGCTCTTTGCAATTTCCGCTTTCCTTTTCATGCTCGTGATTGAAGATGGAGAATCGTAA